A single Musa acuminata AAA Group cultivar baxijiao chromosome BXJ2-1, Cavendish_Baxijiao_AAA, whole genome shotgun sequence DNA region contains:
- the LOC135599155 gene encoding uncharacterized protein LOC135599155, translated as MEICIRMPLLMNEDLLQDLVLYKKSHEKAVSSAARSLITLFREICPSLLVKKDRGRPVNPKARPKAYGEVSIATDVPDIELLEHVDNSMTDSSDAEASASDLDDEYDSDAETEKEDDSLEDEEEDDEVSDEKNEEDLGNSDNIDGEEDDGDDLDDDIDENAAYDEYDSDTKEDVDLSDDNMDISSELDASRKKSSNDICNDDDLSNHECACDDNDEIKEEKAKSKKRKFADYVGQLNTSESSLRTLKRLTMAKMSQKASDETDGILSNEDFQRIKELKAKKEAKLVMAQQGLLRKGIDSKVSSFKIPSSEQLSIKPVDPAMLEVHIKRKLSKEERLALVRAGREDRGKYQARTAVKQKKTGGLSSRQKEHKKKMPLSAKRAKVARSRQEKKQRQRRSGKQFQGRKAWK; from the exons ATGGAGATCTGTATCAGGATGCCTTTG TTAATGAATGAAGATCTGCTTCAAGACTTGGTCTTGTACAAAAAATCACATGAGAAGGCAGTTTCTTCAGCAGCTCGCTCCTTGATAACTTTATTCAGAGAG ATATGCCCTTCTTTATTGGTCAAAAAGGACCGTGGCCGTCCGGTCAATCCCAAAGCAAGGCCAAAAGCATATGGAGAAGTTAGTATAGCTACTGATGTGCCTGACATAGAGTTGCTGGAACACGTTGATAACTCGATGACTGACAGTTCTGATGCTGAGGCTTCTGCATCAGATTTGGATGATGAGTATGACAGTGATGCTGAGACAGAGAAAGAGGATGATTCTttggaagatgaagaagaggatGATGAGGTTTCAgatgaaaaaaatgaagaagatTTAGGTAACAGTGATAACATTGATGGGGAGGAAGATGATGgtgatgatcttgatgatgatattgatgaGAATGCTGCCTATGATGAATATGATAGTGATACTAAAGAAGATGTGGATCTTAGTGATGATAATATGGATATCTCCAGTGAGCTAGATGCatcaaggaaaaagtcttctaatGACATCTGCAATGATGATGACCTCAGTAATCATGAATGCGCTTGTGATGACAACGATGAAATAAAGGAAGAGAAGGCCAAATCAAAGAAGAGGAAGTTTGCGGATTATGTTGGACAACTGAATACTTCAGAATCAAGTCTTCGCACCCTTAAAAGACTAACAATGGCCAAGATGTCACAGAAAGCATCAGATGAAACAGATGGAATTCTTTCTAATGAAGATTTTCAACGTATAAAAGAGTTGAAG GCAAAGAAAGAAGCAAAGCTGGTTATGGCTCAGCAAGGTCTTTTGAGAAAGGGTATAGACTCGAAAGTCTCATCTTTCAAAATTCCCTCTTCTGAGCAATTAAGTATAAAGCCAGTGGATCCTGCTATGCTAGAG GTCCACATTAAAAGAAAGCTTAGCAAGGAGGAACGACTGGCCCTAGTAAGAGCTGGGAGGGAGGATAGAGGAAAGTATCAGGCCAGAACTGCTGTGAAACAAAAAAAG ACGGGTGGTCTAAGCAGTCGCCAAAAGGAACATAAAAAGAAGATGCCTCTTTCTGCCAAAAGAGCAAAAGTAGCTCGCTCTAGGCAGGAGAAAAAACAGCGGCAAAGGCGGTCAGGCAAGCAGTTCCAGGGAAGGAAAGCATGGAAGTGA